One window of Sphingobacteriales bacterium genomic DNA carries:
- a CDS encoding IS1634 family transposase, translating into METQFESVNLSHLGIVAGMCDKLGVVGLTDRLIWGDEERQKVSTGICLKALILIGLGFSERRLYMVSSFFEDKPVAHLLGEGVEARMLNDDRLGRSLDAIYEFGVSEFFMEFGKQAAQKMGLDKSPRFYHLDSTSFHVDGNYPSSGCEDCLEVRQGYSRDHRPDLKQVMLNLLVENTSGIPLMMEALSGNTDDKTSFRAFIEKYAASLSAEGMEPQCWVADSALYTQTTLQSLAGQKWLTRVPETNKAAKALILNTETAEMGFFDREEYSGYQYVSVRTNYADVPQRWLIVRSEQAHEREKKTFNKQFLSGSIKEYKAFEKLSGTVYNCQADAQKSSE; encoded by the coding sequence ATGGAAACACAATTTGAGAGTGTAAATTTGTCTCACTTAGGCATAGTAGCAGGTATGTGCGATAAGCTTGGAGTTGTTGGGTTAACAGACAGATTAATTTGGGGAGATGAAGAGCGACAAAAAGTTAGTACTGGGATCTGCTTAAAAGCATTGATTTTAATAGGTTTAGGATTTTCTGAGAGGCGGCTGTACATGGTTTCCTCATTTTTTGAAGACAAACCTGTGGCGCACCTTTTAGGTGAGGGGGTAGAAGCCAGGATGCTGAACGATGATCGGTTGGGCAGAAGTTTAGATGCTATCTACGAGTTTGGGGTGAGTGAGTTTTTTATGGAATTTGGCAAACAGGCTGCACAGAAGATGGGTTTGGATAAATCACCTCGTTTTTATCATTTAGACAGCACCAGTTTTCATGTAGATGGCAACTACCCGTCATCAGGTTGTGAGGACTGTTTAGAAGTTCGTCAAGGCTACAGTCGCGACCATCGCCCTGATCTGAAACAAGTAATGCTGAACTTGTTAGTTGAAAATACTTCGGGTATTCCCTTGATGATGGAAGCATTGAGTGGGAATACAGATGATAAGACAAGTTTCAGAGCCTTTATCGAAAAATATGCGGCAAGTTTGAGCGCAGAGGGTATGGAGCCGCAGTGCTGGGTGGCAGACAGTGCGCTATATACCCAGACAACCCTTCAAAGCCTTGCCGGACAAAAATGGCTCACTCGTGTACCGGAAACGAACAAAGCGGCGAAAGCACTCATTTTAAACACCGAAACGGCAGAAATGGGATTCTTTGACCGGGAGGAGTATTCGGGCTATCAGTACGTTTCTGTTCGCACCAACTATGCCGATGTTCCACAACGCTGGCTAATCGTCCGCTCGGAACAAGCGCACGAGCGGGAGAAGAAAACCTTTAACAAGCAATTTTTGAGTGGCAGTATAAAGGAATATAAGGCATTTGAGAAGTTATCGGGAACAGTATATAACTGTCAGGCAGATGCTCAAAAAAGCAGCGAATAA